The Arachis ipaensis cultivar K30076 chromosome B05, Araip1.1, whole genome shotgun sequence nucleotide sequence TCCTTTAACCGCTAGTTTTTAAGGTGTAGTTCTCTACTTTCCTTAGATACTTAAAAAAGTACTCCTCCACTTTGAGCAAAGTGTATGAACTATGTTAGAGCTGAATCATGTGTCTTATTTAACCAGTGGTCTCTACTCCTTCAATTTATATCTGATACGCTTTGTTTCACATCATCATTCTGCTTTACCAAGAACATGAATGAATAGAGGGTCGGAGAATGGGTAGTGGCATTTTCTCTTAAAAGAATCAGTGCTAACCGCTTTCAAACAATATTTCGAAACATAAAAATTTCTACATATACATTCACAAAAAGACCTAAGATATAAATAGGTACCTGAACAAAAACAGAACCCCTTTCATAAGCTAATCTGTTAACAAGCCTCTCTGTTCTTTCACCACACAAATTACATGTAAATTGTACAAGCAAACTTCTTCTTGGAAGATTTAAGTCAATACTAGCACCCTGCATACAGCAGcacataattaatatatataagggCAGTTCAGCATATGAGCCTCTCACCTGGTGGCATCTAGGAAGGGTACTTAATTGATTTATGTGATCCAGATCAAAGCAATTTATCAAACGGCAACTTTGCTATGAGGATATCATAAAAGAAGAAACTAAATGTCATTCTTCAAGATATGAAACCACATACAGAACTGGTAGCCATTCGATAACAACAACTAAGCCACAAAAAACATTGTATTAATTCATTCAGAAAGCACAAAAGCAGAGTAGGACAAAAGAGAAACTGATTAGAATACATACACATCAGTATTTGAGAATAACAATAAAGGTCTGAAACAGGTTTTGAAAGAAgttcttgaatgaaaataataaagACAGCTTCAACTCTACATCAgcaatgaacaaataaaaattaatactttttaaattctaaatgAATAACATGTAacttttgaatatatatatatatgaaagagATTCCTTAAGATGAGAAGAAGGCTCCCCTATACAAACCAAAACAAAACAGAGAAAGTCCTCTATAAAACATGCTTGTCAGAAATTTGCATGGAAAGTATGTTAATGCTCCAACCAAATAATGGCAAAACTGAATAGTGCCACAAATATTTGCCTCTTTTCTACTACCAAATCGGCGAATCCAACAAACCTAGTCAATAGAAATTCTTCTAGTGTTGCAGGACACACCTAACATTCATCAAAGATGATAAACAAATCGTCCCATAAAAACACAGCCATCGGGCAATGTAAAAGGTATGTGAATTTGCCTCACGCATAACACACATCAGGGAAGAAGACCTTATGTGGCCTTACAAGTAATTGGTATTAATTCTGTTAAATCAGTATCCTTGAATTTCATAAGGGAACCGGAGAAACCTCCCATTTGTTAATAACATTTAATTTTCTATGCCAAGCTTAGAGCCATGAAAAGCTAGAAAGCCTAAGTTCGCAATCCAATATGCAAGAGAACTTGTAATgactttttttttccctttcattTCCTGAAATAACCCAAGTTcacaaggaaagaaaagaaaaagacatTAACCTCTTCTGAATTTTTTGATTCGGGCTCCACAGAAGTAAAAGAATCATCACCCAGCAACCCATTGACCATGCATACCCGACCTGCAAGCCTTGGTGACAGAAATATTTTTGACCTGAAAGCAAAAGTCTTTTCTTACACTCTGAAATCATCCATAGAAATGCAAATTGACAAATATTGGGACAAATCaagaaaattaagaaatactaataataatatgaAAACCATAATAGACAGGATATTTGAATTGGCAACTAACCTGGAGGCCCCGATAGAAGGAGTGTTGAACTTCGAAGCTGAAAATGGAAGGCTGAAGCATAGAGAATTAATGGGTCCCGTAACTTTGTGCGTAGAGGAAGACAGAGAGGGAAGGAACAGAGGGATGGTATAATGTGTGCTTGCGGCCATTGGTAACTGAAATACAATGGTGCCCAAAATAAATGAAGGAATCCTTATGGCTAAGTGCATTCACCTGTGAATCTGCACCATATATAACTGACACTAATTTATAAATCAATTCGAAAAATAATTGTAAACAACAATTAAAAGGGTAGCTTAGTAGTTACACAATATCCGGGAAAATGACCGCACCTGAAAAGTATAATGTTAACACTTAACACTTGTTGAGAGTAAATGCTCAAGTTCATCCTAAAATTTCACACTTGAAACAAGAATATCTCGTAACACATTTTGGTTTGTTAAataattgatataaaatataaatgatAAGTTATATATAGAGTGGGAAGAGTAGAG carries:
- the LOC107643798 gene encoding mitochondrial protein import protein ZIM17, with amino-acid sequence MHLAIRIPSFILGTIVFQLPMAASTHYTIPLFLPSLSSSTHKVTGPINSLCFSLPFSASKFNTPSIGASRSKIFLSPRLAGRVCMVNGLLGDDSFTSVEPESKNSEEGASIDLNLPRRSLLVQFTCNLCGERTERLVNRLAYERGSVFVQCAGCLRHHKLVDNLGLITEYDFRGETESEVDQI